The DNA segment TCGTCCGAGGAGAACTGGAGGTTGCCGTTGAGGAAGAGGCGCGTCGTGCGCGGCGAGCGCGTGATCACCACGCGCTGGTAGGGCGACTGCGCCGTGTAGATGATCGGCGCGCCGAAGTAGACGGTCTCGGCGCGATCGACGAAGCGACTGACGAAGCCGAAGGCCGCGGCGAGCACGGCGCCCACGAGCAAACACTGCGCGCGCAGGCGGATCGTCACGGCGCGATCGAGCGGGAAGAGCCACGTCGCGAGCAGCGCCACGACCGCGTTGAGCAGGCCGAAGAAGAGGCTCGTCTGGTGCACGCCGAGCTTCGGCAAGAGCAGCGACGGGAAGAGCAAGCTCGCGATGAGCGCGCCGATGTAGTCGAGCGTGAGGACACGCGCGACGAGCTCCTTCAGGTCGACCTGGAACTGAAGGAGCCGGATGAGCAGCGGGATCTCCAGGCCCACGAGGGTGCCGATGAGCAAGACGACGCCGTAGAGCGCGAAGCGGAACGCCGCCGCCGCCGTGTAGACCTTGAAGAGCAGCGGCGCCGAGAGGCCACCCGCGAGGGCGAGGCAGAGCTCGATCTCGACGAAGCGCTGGAGGAGGCGGTCCTCGAGGAACTTCGACAGGTACGAGCCGATACCCATCGCGAAGAGGTACAGGCCGATCACCAGGCTGAACTGGGTGACCGAGTCCCCGAGCACGTAACTCGCCAGCGTGCCCGTCACGAGCTCGTACACGAGCCCGGAGGTCGCGATGATGGCCACCATGGCGAGGAGCGCGGGGTGGACCCAGCGGCGCTGCGGCGACTGCGGCGGCGACATGCCGCGCCTTCCTAGCACCGGGTCGGCTTTGCCGGTGACATGAGGGCGCACGCCCGCGACGAAAATGGGCTACCATCCGGGGCGTGACTAGCCCGTTCGACCGCCAGGCGGCGTGTCCGTCGTGCGGGGCGCCCATAACGTTCCGCTTCGCCGGCGCCGCGGCGCAGGTCTGCAAGCACTGCAACTTCGTCGTCGCACGCACCGACCGGAACCTCGTCGCCGTCGGCAGGATGGCCGATCTCGTCGACATCCCGTCGCCGCTGCAGCTCGGCGGCACGGGCCGATGGAGCGGCGGCGAGCCGTTCGCCGTCGACGGCCGCGTGCAGCTCGATCGCGCGAGCGCGCCCGGCGCGCCGTGGCAGGAGTTCTTCATCACGTTCCCGATGAGCGGGAAGTGGTGCTGGGTCGCGAGCGCGCAGGGGCGCTGGTACTCGACGAGCGAGGTCCCGCTGCCGCCCGAGCTGCCGCCGATCCACGCGCTCCGCGCGGGGCAGCAGATCAACCTCGGCACCTACGGCGTGTGGACCGTGGCGGAGGTCGGGCAGCGCCGCGTGATCTCCGGCGAAGGCGAGATGCCCGCGGTGGCCGCGCCCGGCGTGCCCACGGGTTACGCGGACATCGCCGCGCCGAACGGCGCGTTCGGCACGATCGACTACGGCGACGGCCGCAACATCCCGCCGAAGCTCTACCTCGGCCGGCAGATCGATCCCGCGGTGATGGTGCTCGACTCGGGCGCGCCCGTCGAAGCCGCGAAGGCCGACGTCACGAGCGTCGCGTGCCCGAACTGCGGCGGCAACCTGCCGCTTGTCACCCCGGGACAAACCGAGCGTATCGTCTGCCGTTACTGCGGCATGGCGAGCGACCTGGACCAGGGCGCGCTGCGAGCGCTCGGCCCTGCGCCGAAGCCTCCGATCGAGCCGTTCATCCCGCTCGGCGCCGAGGGCAACCTGCGTGGCAATCGTGTCATCTGCATCGGCTTCACGATCCGCGGCTGCACCGTGGAGGGCGAGCGGTACCGGTGGCGTGAGTACTTGCTCTATGCGGGTCCGCGCGTTGGTTACTTGTGGCTGATGGAGGAGGACGGCGCGTGGTGGCTCGTCACGCCCATCCCGCCTGGCGAGGTCGCGGTCTCCGGCGGCGCCGCGATGTTCCGCCAGCAGCACTACAACTGGAAGCAGAGCGTCCGCGCCGAGACCGAGTACGTCGTCGGCGAGTTCTACTGGAAGGTCGAGATCGGCGAGGCTGTCCAGGCGACGGAGTACGAGGGGCCTGGTGGCAAGGTCAGCGTCGAGCAGACGCCGAAAGAGGTGACCTACTCGTTCTGCGAGCGCCTCTCGGCGGGCGACATCGGCGCGGCCTTCGGCATCAAGCCTCCGGCGGCCTCGCTCATGGCGGGTGGTGAGAACGGCGGATGCACCCAGGGATGCGGCACGCTCATCGTGATCGTGGTCATCCTCTTCATCCTCCTGATCGTCTTCAGCGACTGCGGCAGCGGTGGTGGCGGCGGCGGCGTCTTCATCGGCGGCCCGAGCTTCGGCGGCGGCAAATGACAAAAGCCCCCTTCTCCCGCGAGGGAGAGGGGGCTTGGGGGTGAGAGCGTCGCCCCGCCTAGCCTCGACCGATCCCCGTGTACCAGAACCCGATCGAGCGCAGCTCCTCCGGGTCCCAGATGTTGCGGCCGTCGAAGAGCGACGGCGTGCGCATGAGCCGCTTGATGCGGTGGAAATCGGGCCGCCGGTACTCGTGCCACTCCGTCACGAGCGCGAGACCGTCGGCGCCTTCGGCTGCGGCGTACATCGTGTCCACGAACGTCACGCGATCACCGAAGAGCGGGCGGACGTTGTCCATCGCCTGCGGATCGTGCGCGCGCACCGTCGCGCCTGCGGCGAGCAGGTCCTCGATCAACGTGAGCGCGGGTGACTCGCGGATGTCGTCGGTCTGCGGCTTGAAGGCGAGGCCCCAGACGCCGATCACGCGCCCCGCGAGTGCGCCGTCGAAGTGGTGCAGGACCTTGCTGCCG comes from the Polyangium spumosum genome and includes:
- a CDS encoding DUF4178 domain-containing protein, which encodes MTSPFDRQAACPSCGAPITFRFAGAAAQVCKHCNFVVARTDRNLVAVGRMADLVDIPSPLQLGGTGRWSGGEPFAVDGRVQLDRASAPGAPWQEFFITFPMSGKWCWVASAQGRWYSTSEVPLPPELPPIHALRAGQQINLGTYGVWTVAEVGQRRVISGEGEMPAVAAPGVPTGYADIAAPNGAFGTIDYGDGRNIPPKLYLGRQIDPAVMVLDSGAPVEAAKADVTSVACPNCGGNLPLVTPGQTERIVCRYCGMASDLDQGALRALGPAPKPPIEPFIPLGAEGNLRGNRVICIGFTIRGCTVEGERYRWREYLLYAGPRVGYLWLMEEDGAWWLVTPIPPGEVAVSGGAAMFRQQHYNWKQSVRAETEYVVGEFYWKVEIGEAVQATEYEGPGGKVSVEQTPKEVTYSFCERLSAGDIGAAFGIKPPAASLMAGGENGGCTQGCGTLIVIVVILFILLIVFSDCGSGGGGGGVFIGGPSFGGGK
- a CDS encoding polyamine aminopropyltransferase, which translates into the protein MSPPQSPQRRWVHPALLAMVAIIATSGLVYELVTGTLASYVLGDSVTQFSLVIGLYLFAMGIGSYLSKFLEDRLLQRFVEIELCLALAGGLSAPLLFKVYTAAAAFRFALYGVVLLIGTLVGLEIPLLIRLLQFQVDLKELVARVLTLDYIGALIASLLFPSLLLPKLGVHQTSLFFGLLNAVVALLATWLFPLDRAVTIRLRAQCLLVGAVLAAAFGFVSRFVDRAETVYFGAPIIYTAQSPYQRVVITRSPRTTRLFLNGNLQFSSDDEQRYHEVLVHPAVAALGRDPRSVLVLGGGDGLAARELIRYPSIERVVLVDLDAAVTDAFRTLPVALELNGNALNDPRVTVRNEDAYKFLEESRDSFDLAIVDFPDPSNYAVGKLYTDAFYHLLRERLSFRGVAVVQATSPQYARESYWTIVQTLEAAGWKTAPLHVYVPSFGDWGFVLAGGEHLSAPGALRIEQTKLRWLESSGLPELFRFPRDIGRVEAPVNRLNDQKLVSIYAREWGVFTR